TATGTCGTCGATTCCGGAAATGATCGAGTCCAACGATTCGATCTGACAGGCACCTTCGTCTCTGAGTGGGGCATCCTCGGAAGCCAACCCGGTGAGTTCAATGATCCCTTCGGCATAGCAGTTGATCCCACCGGTGTTTATGTCACCGATCGGGTAAACGACCGAGTGCAAAAGTTTACTGCTGACGGCATATTCCTGTTCTCAATCATCGGATTTAATGAACCGCACGGAATCGCTTCAAGCGGGAGCCTTATTTTTGTGGCAGACACATCGAACCACCGCATCCAGGTGTTCACCGTCGATGGCACATTTGTCACCCAATGGGGTTCGTTCGGCTCTGGACCCGGCCAATTTCAGTTTCCCGCCGATGTCGCGGTCGATTCCTCGAACCGGGTCTATGTCACCGACAGAGGAAACAATAGAATCCAGGTTTTTACAACCACCGGCGCATTCCTCGATTCCTTCGGAACCGCCGGCAGCGGTCCCGCAGAATTTCAGGCGCCCGAGGGTATTGCTATCACGCCGGCCGATGACCTTGTGGTGGCCGACACCGGAAACGGCCGGTTTCAGGTGTTGACAAACAACGGTATGTTTCGGTTCGCAATCGGATCGGTCAGCGCCGAGGAAAGAGGAAGAAGCACGGAATTGAGTCTGGATACTTTCAACATAGCTTATAGTAAAGAACTTTTTACCGGTGTATTCGCCTCCGTTGATTATGACCTGTTCCTATCCAATGAGGAGGACAAGGATACGGGAGAAGACATCGTCGGCAGTGAAAATCACGATATCGATTTTCAGCTACGCCTGCTTCCCTACCGGTGGATGTCCTTTACCTCGCTTTATAACTTCCGCTTCCTGACTACGGAATCGGGCGATGTGGAAACGGATCGAGACGAATTTACGCAGTCGTACATCCTGGCCCTGCAACCCATTCAGCGCGCCATCTTCTCGGCCTCTTTCACCAAGGATGAGGTGGAAACCAATATCGGCCCCGATGAAGGAAGCACCTTCACCACGGTCAGCCTGAACATGTTCCCGACAAACCGGGTCAATCTCAACCTCAGTTATTCCGATCTCCAGAGCGAAGAAGACGGCGAGCAGGTCCTGGAAACGGATACCTTCAGCGCCATAGCCGACATGAACCTGTACCGCGGGATCGATCTGAATCTGGCGGCTTCCACAAGCAAAACCCAGGATCTGGAAGCCGACGGGGAAATCGATACTCAGCGGGTGAGGGGACTGCTCAGGTTGGTGCCGAGACCGACTATGCTGATTAACCTCACCTCGGAATATACCACCAGCGACAGCACCTTTGCCGGGACGCCGGATATCAGCACCGAGACGCTCCTCAGCAGCGCAGACATTACCTGGGCTCTCAGCAGGCGCCTCAGCCTGTTTTTGAACCTCGATTACCTCGAAAGCGAATCGGCCGACATCAGCACCAGTGAGTTTAACTATCTATCCGACGTCATCTGGAGAATGAACAATTATCTGACGTTCTTCGTCGGCCACCGGGGAGGCACGGAAGAGGAGGAAGTTGCAAGTTTTAGAACGCAGGCAAGATTTCCCTTTATGTGGGATACCAGGATGACCGTTAATTATGAAATTGAAGCCGGACAGAAAACGGACAACCAGTTCTTCTTCTTTGAACTGAGCAAGCTTTTCTAATTCCCGTCCGTAATCTATAATAGGAACAAGATGACATCGAAGGAGAAAATCATGCAACTGAAATATAATTTTTCAAAAGGCTTCTCAATGAAATATGTCCCTCGCCTCATTCCTGTTGTGTTGTTCCTGGTTCTCAATGCAGCCTGCGCGCGCGACAGGAATTCTTTCAGACATCCCGAGGCCGATTTCAGCTCGATCACGCGGGTGGCGGTCATCCCCTTTGAGAACTACACGAATTCTCAATATGCCGGCGACATAGTGACCATGATCTATATGTCCGAGTTGTTAATGAATGTGGATGTCGAAGTGGTCGAGCCGGGCGAGGTGGCTCGCGCTCTGGGGGCAGACGGCACTCGAGCCGGAAAATTGAGCCAGAGCGAAATTAAATCGATCGGTTCCGCATTGAAAGCCGATACCTGTATCTTCGGCACCGTACAGGAGTATGGGACGGTGCGGGTGAGGAATGAAAATTATCCCGTCGTTTCCGTGAATGTGCGATGGGTTGACGCTCAGACCGGGACGATCATCTTCATGGCGTCGGTCTCTGAGGAAGGCAGCCCGCAAATCCCCGTGATCGACGTGGGCGAAGAGCAGCTTTACAGCGTTCTCGCCCGCAGGGCATGCAGGAAACTGGTAAACATGGTGAGATGACCGATATGCTGAAACAGACTCGGATTTCGATTATCGTTGCGCTTGGAATTCTCCTTTCTTTGCCTGCCTGCGGTTCGCGCACCTATGTGGTGCGCCCGGCCCCCGAGGTCGTCTCCTTTAATCGAATCGCCGTGTTCCCTTTCGAAAATCTGAGCGGCGTTCCCGAAGGCGGGGATAGAATGACGAGTATCTTGATCTCCGAGTTGCACAACGCAAACCTGGTGAACGTTGTCGAGCCGGGCGAGGTGCAGCAATTCATCCTGCGGTCCCGAATCCGATTTCCATCGCAGCTCGACGTGAACTCGATCCGTGAAGCGTCGCGACAGTTGAATGCCGACGGCATAATCTTCGGTACCGTCAACGAATATGCGGTGATTACTACAGATCTCGGACCTCTGCCCGCCGTGTCCGCTTCGGTCAGGCTCGTCGATGCCGGCACCGGTGAAATCGTTTGGTCTTCAACGCATTCACTTCAGGGCGACTTTAAGGAAACCTTTTTCGGCATCGGAAGGGTAAATTCGCTTGGCACCCTCTGCGAAATAGTGGTTGAAGATCTGATCGCAGAGTTGGGAGTGGCAATGTATCCCGAACTCGGACGCTCAAGAGAGGGCGTGGAGTGGACCTCCGCCGAGCCGAAAAAGCGGCGATCAGACAAAGGACCTGAGCCCGCGCTTCCTCTGTCGCCTACACGCACCGAACTGCAAACAATCGAGTCCGAACGCGAAAAGGCTCACAGCGACGTCTTACAGGAATGGCAAACAATAAAGGGCATTTCCGATTGATTAGCATCATCATTGACTGCAGGAGTTGTAGCACCTTGAAAAAATATGGATTCTACAGATTCTCGGGATTTTTAACATTGCTTCTTCTTTTCTTCACCCTTTCAGCTTTCAACCGGGACGGCGGACCCGAAGAGATTCCATGCCTTGAATGTCATGATGACCAGGCCGACGCCCTGAATGAGCGCTATGTGCATTATCCCTTCGAGATGAAACAGTGTGATGCCTGCCATGACTCCAAGACCTTCACTCTTACCGAGCAGATTCCTGATTTATGTCTCGTCTGCCATCGCGATTTTCGCAGTGAGCAGCAGGCCGTTGTGCATCCCGTGGCGGAGGACTGCACCTCCTGCCATAGTCCGCATGCGTCAAAAAATCCCCTGATGCTCCTGGAACAGGTTCCCGGTCTCTGTTTCTCATGCCACGAAGGGATCCCGCAGGAGGAGAAACCCAAGTCCGTCCATGCTCCCGTGGAAGGCGGGGAGTGCGTGACCTGCCATTCACCGCACACGTCCGAGAATGTTTCTCTGTTGAAGTTGAAACCTGCCGAATTATGCGGCGGCTGCCACGACTCGTCCGATCCCGATTTTTCAAAGGCCCACCTGAACCTGCTGAAGGCGGATGCCAAATGTCTTTTGTGCCACCGCGGCCATTTTTCATCTAATGATTCGCTCATTCTGGAAAACTCGCACTTTCCGTTTGCAGAAGGTATGTGCGATAGCTGCCATGAACTGCCGAGCGAGGCGAAAGAGATATCGTTGGTCGCCTCCGGATCCGAATTGTGTCTTACCTGCCATTCCGATATCGACGAGCTCCTCCAGGCGAAATTTCCTCACGTTGCCGCGACCGAAGACTGCCTGAGCTGCCACGGCCCACATGCGACCTCGAATGAGAAACTGCTGCTGGAGAAAGGACAGCAGATGTGCGGGC
The DNA window shown above is from Candidatus Abyssobacteria bacterium SURF_5 and carries:
- a CDS encoding 6-bladed beta-propeller, with protein sequence MDGWVTVNYVRSEDDGETFTSMEQRVRLNWNTAFSNVDLLNLYFQFARQEQTNPDSEELRPLVGLNLVGPEYRLMTEYRQFTDRNLEDDGFTLETDTFFTVLDLDYGPEFPDLTLDFIRVESKDDADEPRTDFVETDFGLRTTYQNGPLLVRYSHRENIFDNNLTFLSPIELDAPIGVAVDIAGTIYVTDAASDRVLRFSPSGAFIGEFGSFGTGQGLFRDPAGIAVSPDSIYVVDSGNDRVQRFDLTGTFVSEWGILGSQPGEFNDPFGIAVDPTGVYVTDRVNDRVQKFTADGIFLFSIIGFNEPHGIASSGSLIFVADTSNHRIQVFTVDGTFVTQWGSFGSGPGQFQFPADVAVDSSNRVYVTDRGNNRIQVFTTTGAFLDSFGTAGSGPAEFQAPEGIAITPADDLVVADTGNGRFQVLTNNGMFRFAIGSVSAEERGRSTELSLDTFNIAYSKELFTGVFASVDYDLFLSNEEDKDTGEDIVGSENHDIDFQLRLLPYRWMSFTSLYNFRFLTTESGDVETDRDEFTQSYILALQPIQRAIFSASFTKDEVETNIGPDEGSTFTTVSLNMFPTNRVNLNLSYSDLQSEEDGEQVLETDTFSAIADMNLYRGIDLNLAASTSKTQDLEADGEIDTQRVRGLLRLVPRPTMLINLTSEYTTSDSTFAGTPDISTETLLSSADITWALSRRLSLFLNLDYLESESADISTSEFNYLSDVIWRMNNYLTFFVGHRGGTEEEEVASFRTQARFPFMWDTRMTVNYEIEAGQKTDNQFFFFELSKLF